From Pseudomonas sp. stari2, a single genomic window includes:
- a CDS encoding OprD family porin, with the protein MVNNTKISMAALAVVVGAGTSMVFAEEKPEGFIEGSSLTVLNRNFYFNRDHRNGQSSPTGNGYSEAWAHAVISKFESGFTQGTVGVGVDAFAMIGLKLDTGDGRNGGRSSFDVLPVDSDGKARDEYTKIGGAAKVRAFDTVVKIGDVFPANPVVAAGDSRLLPESFRGVTATNTSIEGLSIQGGRLHAMSQPVSSDMRENFATFYAGPVNSPWIAYGGGDYALNKNLSFSLYSSRLKDAWNQYYAGTAWTYPLSDDLSLFGGLNYYKAVDEGKQLLGKFDNNIWSGRVGVKLGAHSVALSHQRNNGNDDFDYLRQSDSIFLDNSIQYSDFNSPKERSWMVRYDLDMTNYGVPGLSFMTRYARGTDADYSNANAVYMRRDAEGNPLTDQKRWERDIEVKYVVQSGSMKDLSLRLRQATTRATAFESDLDEVRVIVEYPLAIL; encoded by the coding sequence ATGGTTAACAACACAAAAATATCGATGGCCGCATTAGCAGTGGTCGTCGGCGCCGGGACGTCCATGGTGTTTGCAGAAGAAAAACCCGAAGGGTTTATCGAAGGCAGCAGCCTGACAGTCCTCAACCGCAACTTCTATTTCAATCGTGATCACCGCAACGGCCAGTCCAGTCCCACCGGCAATGGTTATTCCGAGGCCTGGGCCCATGCGGTCATCAGCAAGTTCGAATCCGGTTTCACCCAAGGCACCGTTGGGGTCGGTGTCGATGCGTTTGCCATGATCGGCCTGAAACTCGACACCGGTGATGGTCGCAACGGTGGCCGCAGTTCGTTCGATGTGTTGCCGGTCGACAGCGACGGTAAAGCGCGGGACGAATACACCAAGATCGGTGGTGCAGCCAAAGTGCGGGCCTTCGATACGGTGGTGAAAATCGGCGATGTATTCCCGGCCAACCCGGTCGTTGCGGCGGGTGATTCGCGATTGCTGCCGGAAAGCTTTCGCGGTGTGACGGCGACCAACACCAGCATCGAGGGTCTGTCGATCCAGGGTGGCCGGTTGCATGCGATGAGCCAGCCGGTGTCCAGCGACATGCGCGAGAATTTCGCGACCTTCTATGCCGGCCCGGTCAACTCGCCCTGGATCGCTTACGGCGGCGGCGATTATGCGCTGAACAAAAACCTCAGTTTCAGCCTGTACTCCAGTCGCCTGAAAGATGCCTGGAACCAGTATTACGCCGGCACCGCCTGGACGTATCCGCTATCGGATGACCTGTCGCTGTTCGGTGGCCTGAACTATTACAAGGCGGTCGATGAAGGCAAACAACTGCTCGGCAAGTTCGACAACAACATCTGGAGCGGCCGGGTCGGCGTGAAACTCGGTGCCCATTCGGTCGCCCTCTCCCACCAGCGCAACAACGGCAACGACGATTTCGATTATCTGCGCCAGTCCGACTCGATCTTCCTCGACAACTCCATCCAGTACAGCGACTTCAACTCGCCGAAAGAGCGTTCGTGGATGGTGCGCTACGACCTCGACATGACCAACTATGGCGTGCCGGGCCTGTCGTTCATGACCCGTTATGCCCGCGGCACCGACGCCGATTACTCCAACGCCAACGCCGTGTACATGCGCCGCGATGCCGAAGGCAATCCGCTGACCGACCAAAAGCGCTGGGAGCGTGACATCGAAGTCAAATACGTGGTGCAAAGCGGTTCGATGAAAGACCTGTCACTGCGCCTGCGTCAGGCCACCACCCGAGCCACGGCGTTCGAGTCGGATCTGGATGAAGTACGGGTGATCGTCGAATACCCGCTGGCGATTCTCTGA
- a CDS encoding acyltransferase family protein, protein MASFGALFFALIKDRFLDRTASELPSSPALKNKNNEGLMSNRKNLEIEYLRGAAVAMTFLCHVTMMLPFHTDTLLRIFSIFMPWTGVDLFFCISGFVVSKAYLDYFDNHRAQGQSGLATACFWLRRAYRLLPTAWLWILVPLLFSIVYNQSNAFGSWYDNLRSFTAVATFSGNLGMHFNSLLGPSPQYWSLALEEQFYFVFPLFLLFVTPPRWRIIALFALIALQFGIDRNPYPEPGSILTHFRLDAMLWGILLCLFTRTRLYRQIEPVGLGQGTLKPLLCTLFLLYMLGSVAIQLIAMPIAVGIVAIVAVLIVWLASYQKGYIYCPVFMRGLMQWLGSRSYGLYVIHVFTNHLSTEIWTRVAASQGVPLDGRFTVELLLTSVGLLVVLSELNYRLVETPLRQRGAEIARRKLSHEALPETAGANTVPLPVK, encoded by the coding sequence TTGGCGTCCTTCGGGGCGCTTTTTTTTGCCTTGATAAAAGATCGTTTTCTTGACCGCACAGCGAGCGAACTGCCATCTTCGCCTGCGTTGAAAAACAAGAATAACGAGGGATTGATGAGTAACCGTAAAAACCTGGAAATCGAATACTTGAGAGGGGCCGCGGTTGCCATGACCTTCCTGTGTCACGTCACCATGATGCTGCCGTTCCATACCGATACCCTGCTGAGAATCTTCTCGATCTTCATGCCCTGGACCGGGGTCGATCTGTTTTTCTGCATTTCCGGCTTCGTCGTCAGCAAGGCCTATCTCGATTATTTCGACAACCATCGCGCGCAAGGTCAGTCTGGTCTGGCAACAGCGTGTTTCTGGTTGCGCCGTGCCTACCGCCTGTTGCCCACAGCCTGGCTCTGGATACTCGTTCCGCTGTTGTTTTCCATCGTTTACAACCAGTCGAATGCCTTTGGCTCGTGGTATGACAATCTGCGCAGCTTCACCGCCGTCGCGACCTTCAGCGGTAATCTGGGGATGCATTTCAACTCGCTGCTGGGCCCCAGCCCGCAATACTGGAGCCTGGCGCTTGAAGAGCAGTTTTACTTCGTATTCCCGTTGTTTCTGCTGTTTGTCACGCCCCCCCGCTGGCGAATCATTGCCCTGTTCGCGCTCATTGCCCTGCAGTTCGGTATCGATCGCAACCCCTATCCCGAACCCGGAAGCATACTCACGCACTTTCGTCTGGATGCAATGCTCTGGGGAATTCTCCTGTGCCTGTTTACCCGAACCCGCCTCTATCGACAGATAGAACCTGTCGGGCTGGGTCAGGGAACGCTCAAACCGCTGCTGTGCACACTGTTCCTGCTCTACATGCTGGGTTCCGTCGCGATTCAGCTGATTGCCATGCCGATTGCAGTCGGTATCGTTGCGATCGTTGCGGTGCTGATTGTCTGGCTGGCGAGTTACCAGAAAGGCTACATCTACTGCCCGGTTTTCATGCGCGGTCTCATGCAGTGGCTCGGCTCACGGTCCTATGGACTTTACGTGATCCATGTTTTCACCAATCACTTGAGTACCGAAATCTGGACCCGTGTAGCCGCCAGTCAGGGCGTGCCCCTCGACGGGCGTTTTACCGTTGAGCTGTTGCTGACGTCGGTGGGTCTGCTAGTGGTGCTGAGCGAGCTCAATTACCGCCTGGTCGAAACGCCGCTGCGCCAGCGTGGAGCCGAAATTGCCCGCCGCAAACTCAGCCATGAAGCGCTCCCCGAAACAGCCGGCGCGAACACAGTACCATTGCCGGTCAAATAG
- a CDS encoding DUF2790 domain-containing protein: MKLIKWMAFAGVMTMSLNVLAEGGGDRTFERAFSANAKAMEQYAAERGKAVPVVKDYEYGMKLDVVKIVSVVKPQPACAVVPTAMTYEDSNGQLNTLKYSVAGVCRNSGG, from the coding sequence ATGAAGTTGATCAAGTGGATGGCCTTCGCCGGCGTCATGACGATGTCCTTGAATGTGCTGGCCGAAGGGGGCGGTGATCGAACCTTCGAGCGCGCGTTCAGCGCTAACGCAAAGGCCATGGAGCAATACGCGGCCGAACGAGGCAAAGCAGTTCCGGTGGTGAAGGACTACGAATACGGGATGAAGCTGGACGTGGTGAAAATTGTCAGCGTGGTGAAGCCCCAGCCCGCTTGCGCAGTCGTCCCCACTGCGATGACCTATGAAGATTCGAACGGGCAGCTCAATACGCTCAAATACAGCGTGGCAGGTGTTTGCCGAAACAGTGGTGGCTGA
- a CDS encoding co-regulatory protein PtrA N-terminal domain-containing protein yields MKPVQNGAFLLALAVSSLAMAEGGGDRTFDRMMTNNDRSMELFVAKEKARDPVVVNDKKGDSTQDL; encoded by the coding sequence ATGAAACCTGTACAGAACGGTGCGTTTTTGTTGGCGTTGGCGGTGTCTTCCCTGGCGATGGCCGAAGGTGGCGGCGACCGCACTTTCGACCGGATGATGACCAACAACGACCGCTCCATGGAGCTGTTCGTTGCCAAGGAAAAGGCCCGGGATCCCGTTGTCGTCAATGACAAGAAAGGTGACAGCACACAGGACCTTTGA
- a CDS encoding CusA/CzcA family heavy metal efflux RND transporter: MFERLIQFAIEQRIIVLLAVLLMAGLGIASYQKLPIDAVPDITNVQVQINTGAAGFSPLETEQRITFPIETAMAGLPALEQTRSLSRSGLSQVTVIFKDGTDLFFARQLVNERLQSAKEQLPEGVEAVMGPISTGLGEIFLWTVETREGALKDDGTPYTPTDLRVIQDWIIKPQLRNVPGVAEINTIGGFAKEYQIAPDPKKLAAYRLTLTDLVTALERNNANVGAGYIERSGEQLLIRAPGQVASTEDIANIVMANVDGTPIRIKNVATVDIGRELRSGAATENGREVVLGTVFMLIGENSRTVSQAVAAKLDQINKSLPAGVIAVPVYDRTHLVDKAIATVKKNLVEGAILVIAILFLFLGNIRAALITAMVIPLSMLFTFSGMFSNKVSANLMSLGALDFGIIVDGAVVIVENTLRRLAHAQQHHGRLLTRSERFHEVFVAAKEARRPLIFGQLIIMVVYLPIFALSGVEGKMFHPMAFTVVIALLGAMLLSVTFVPAAIALFVTGKVKEEEGVVMRGARRVYAPALAWVMSHRAVAVGAALGVIVLSGVVTSRMGSEFVPSLSEGDFALQALRVPGTSLTQSVDMQQRLETLILNKVPEVERAFARTGTAEIASDPMPPNISDSYVMLKPKDQWPDPGKSRETLMAELQQAAATLPGSNYELSQPIQLRFNELISGVRSDVAVKVFGDDMDVLNATAAKIAAAMQKVNGASEVKVEQTTGLPVLTINIDRDKAARYGLNVGDVQDTIAVAVGGQKAGTMYEGDRRFDMVVRLSDAMRKDIEGLSALLIPVPAAGGEAASQIGFIALKDVASTDLVLGPNQVSRENGKRLVIVSANVRGRDIGSFVAEAGEVIERDVQVPAGYWTTWGGQFEQLQSAAKRLQIVVPVALLLVFGLLFMMFNNLKDGLLVFTGIPFALTGGVMALWLRDIPLSISAGVGFIALSGVAVLNGLVMIAFIRNLREEGRSLSDAINVGALTRLRPVLMTALVASLGFIPMALATGTGAEVQRPLATVVIGGILSSTILTLLILPALYQIAHRRDEESPTTA, from the coding sequence ATGTTCGAACGCCTGATCCAGTTTGCCATCGAGCAGCGCATCATCGTGCTGCTCGCCGTTCTGCTCATGGCCGGCCTCGGCATCGCCAGTTATCAAAAACTGCCGATCGACGCCGTGCCCGATATCACCAACGTCCAGGTGCAGATCAACACCGGCGCGGCCGGGTTTTCGCCGCTGGAAACCGAGCAGCGCATTACTTTTCCGATTGAGACCGCGATGGCCGGCCTGCCCGCATTGGAGCAGACGCGCTCGCTGTCGCGTTCGGGGTTGTCCCAGGTCACGGTGATCTTCAAGGACGGCACCGATCTGTTCTTTGCCCGGCAATTGGTCAACGAGCGCTTGCAGTCCGCCAAGGAGCAGTTGCCCGAGGGCGTGGAGGCGGTGATGGGGCCGATCTCCACCGGGCTCGGCGAGATTTTCCTGTGGACGGTCGAGACCAGGGAGGGCGCGCTGAAAGATGACGGTACGCCCTACACGCCGACCGATCTGCGGGTGATCCAGGACTGGATCATCAAACCGCAACTGCGCAACGTCCCCGGCGTGGCCGAGATCAACACCATCGGCGGCTTTGCCAAGGAGTACCAGATTGCCCCTGATCCGAAAAAGCTCGCGGCCTACAGACTCACCCTCACCGATCTGGTGACGGCGCTGGAGCGCAACAACGCCAACGTCGGCGCCGGCTACATCGAACGCAGCGGCGAGCAATTGCTTATTCGCGCACCCGGTCAGGTGGCGAGCACCGAGGACATTGCCAACATCGTCATGGCCAACGTCGACGGCACGCCGATCCGGATCAAGAACGTTGCCACCGTGGATATCGGTCGCGAGCTGCGCAGCGGCGCGGCCACGGAAAATGGTCGTGAAGTGGTGCTGGGTACGGTGTTCATGCTGATCGGTGAAAACAGTCGCACGGTCTCCCAGGCCGTCGCCGCCAAACTCGATCAGATCAACAAATCCTTGCCCGCCGGCGTGATCGCGGTGCCGGTGTATGACCGCACCCATCTGGTCGACAAGGCCATCGCCACGGTGAAGAAGAACCTCGTCGAAGGCGCGATTCTGGTCATTGCGATCCTCTTCCTGTTCCTCGGCAACATCCGCGCCGCGCTGATTACCGCGATGGTGATTCCGCTGTCGATGCTGTTTACCTTCAGCGGCATGTTCAGCAACAAGGTCAGCGCCAACCTGATGAGCCTTGGTGCGCTGGACTTCGGCATCATCGTCGACGGCGCGGTAGTGATCGTCGAAAACACCCTGCGACGGCTGGCCCATGCGCAGCAGCATCACGGGCGACTGCTGACGCGATCCGAGCGATTCCATGAAGTGTTCGTGGCGGCAAAAGAGGCGCGGCGACCGCTGATTTTCGGCCAGTTGATCATCATGGTCGTGTACCTGCCGATCTTCGCCCTGAGCGGCGTCGAAGGGAAAATGTTCCACCCGATGGCGTTCACCGTGGTCATTGCATTGCTTGGCGCCATGCTCTTGTCCGTCACCTTTGTGCCTGCCGCGATTGCGCTGTTCGTCACCGGCAAGGTCAAGGAAGAAGAAGGCGTGGTGATGCGCGGTGCACGTCGTGTGTATGCGCCCGCGCTGGCCTGGGTGATGTCGCATCGTGCCGTTGCCGTGGGTGCGGCGCTGGGTGTGATCGTGCTCAGTGGCGTGGTCACCAGCCGCATGGGCAGCGAGTTTGTGCCGAGTCTCAGCGAAGGCGATTTTGCCCTGCAGGCATTGCGCGTACCGGGCACCAGCCTGACACAGTCGGTGGACATGCAGCAGCGGCTGGAAACGTTGATCCTTAATAAAGTGCCAGAAGTCGAGCGCGCGTTCGCCCGCACCGGCACGGCGGAAATCGCCTCCGACCCGATGCCGCCGAACATTTCCGACAGCTACGTGATGCTCAAACCCAAAGACCAATGGCCGGATCCTGGCAAGTCCCGCGAAACCCTGATGGCCGAATTGCAACAAGCCGCCGCGACCTTGCCTGGTAGCAACTATGAGCTGTCGCAGCCGATTCAACTGCGTTTCAACGAACTGATCTCCGGGGTGCGCAGCGACGTGGCGGTCAAGGTGTTCGGCGATGACATGGACGTGCTCAACGCCACGGCGGCGAAGATTGCCGCCGCGATGCAGAAGGTCAACGGCGCGTCCGAGGTCAAGGTCGAGCAAACCACCGGTCTGCCGGTGCTGACCATCAACATCGACCGCGACAAGGCCGCGCGTTACGGGCTCAACGTCGGCGATGTGCAGGACACCATTGCGGTGGCCGTCGGTGGACAGAAGGCCGGGACGATGTACGAGGGCGACCGGCGTTTCGACATGGTGGTGCGCCTGTCCGACGCCATGCGCAAGGACATCGAAGGGCTGTCGGCGCTGCTGATTCCTGTGCCAGCGGCGGGAGGTGAGGCGGCCAGTCAGATCGGTTTTATTGCGCTCAAGGATGTCGCCAGCACCGATCTGGTGCTGGGGCCGAATCAGGTCAGCCGCGAGAACGGCAAGCGGCTGGTAATCGTCAGCGCCAACGTACGCGGGCGTGATATCGGATCGTTCGTCGCCGAGGCGGGCGAAGTGATCGAGCGCGATGTGCAGGTGCCGGCGGGGTACTGGACCACTTGGGGCGGGCAGTTCGAACAACTGCAATCGGCGGCCAAGCGCTTGCAGATCGTGGTGCCGGTGGCGTTGCTGCTGGTGTTCGGGTTGCTGTTCATGATGTTCAACAACCTCAAGGACGGCTTGCTGGTGTTCACTGGGATTCCGTTCGCACTGACCGGCGGGGTCATGGCGTTGTGGCTGCGGGACATTCCGCTGTCGATTTCGGCGGGTGTCGGGTTTATCGCGTTGTCCGGTGTGGCGGTGCTCAATGGCCTGGTGATGATTGCGTTCATCCGCAATCTGCGGGAGGAGGGGCGTTCGCTGTCTGATGCGATCAATGTCGGTGCGTTGACGCGGTTGCGACCGGTGTTGATGACCGCGCTGGTGGCGTCCCTGGGCTTCATTCCGATGGCCCTGGCGACCGGCACCGGGGCCGAGGTGCAGCGACCGCTGGCGACGGTGGTGATCGGCGGAATCCTGTCCTCGACCATTCTCACGCTGCTGATCCTGCCGGCGCTGTATCAGATTGCCCATCGCCGGGACGAGGAGTCACCCACGACAGCCTAG
- a CDS encoding efflux RND transporter periplasmic adaptor subunit, with product MDKKLIVVAAATLALGIGIGSMWAGNSGIDAHADEASEHADHAEEGAAAEGEHGEEGHIELTAEQITAAGIQLAEARAQRISLGLPFPGEVRFDEDRTAHVVPRVPGVVESVSVNLGQSVKKGQLLAVIASQQISDQRSEQAAAQRRLALARTTFEREKKLWQDKISAEQDFLQARQALEEAEIAVSNARQKISVLSGSVVATGGNRYELRAPFDGVVVEKHLTPGEVVDETTAAFTLSDLSRVWVTFGVSPKDLNKVQVGRPVTVSAAELNAEVSGTVAYVGSLLGEQTRTATVRVTLENPQGSWRPGLFVTALVATDSRQAKVAVPETAIQTVEDKPTVFVRTDDGFKAQAVELGSRAAGQVEITAGLAPGVQVASAGSFVLKSELGKASAEHSH from the coding sequence ATGGATAAAAAACTGATCGTGGTCGCTGCGGCGACCTTGGCGTTGGGCATTGGTATCGGCTCGATGTGGGCGGGCAACTCGGGCATCGATGCGCATGCCGATGAAGCCTCCGAGCATGCGGATCACGCTGAAGAAGGCGCAGCCGCCGAAGGCGAGCATGGCGAAGAAGGACACATCGAATTGACGGCGGAGCAGATCACGGCGGCGGGTATTCAACTGGCCGAAGCGCGAGCGCAACGCATCAGTCTCGGCTTGCCGTTCCCCGGCGAAGTGCGCTTCGACGAGGACCGTACCGCCCATGTGGTGCCGCGTGTGCCGGGGGTGGTCGAGTCGGTGTCGGTCAATCTCGGGCAGTCGGTGAAGAAAGGTCAGTTGCTGGCCGTAATCGCCAGTCAGCAGATTTCCGATCAGCGCAGCGAGCAGGCAGCCGCGCAGCGCCGGCTGGCCCTGGCGCGCACGACGTTCGAACGCGAGAAAAAACTGTGGCAGGACAAGATCTCCGCCGAACAGGATTTCCTCCAGGCGCGTCAGGCCCTGGAAGAAGCCGAGATCGCCGTGAGCAACGCCCGGCAAAAGATCAGCGTGCTCAGCGGCAGTGTGGTCGCCACCGGCGGCAATCGTTATGAACTGCGGGCGCCGTTCGATGGCGTGGTGGTGGAAAAACACCTGACACCGGGGGAAGTGGTCGATGAAACCACGGCGGCCTTCACGCTCTCGGACTTGTCGCGGGTGTGGGTCACCTTCGGCGTTTCACCGAAGGACTTGAACAAGGTGCAAGTGGGCAGACCCGTCACCGTCAGCGCGGCGGAGTTGAACGCCGAAGTCAGCGGCACCGTGGCTTACGTCGGCAGCCTGCTCGGCGAACAGACCCGTACCGCGACCGTGCGCGTCACTCTGGAAAACCCGCAAGGCTCATGGCGCCCCGGGCTGTTTGTCACCGCGCTGGTCGCCACCGACAGCCGTCAGGCCAAGGTCGCTGTACCGGAAACCGCGATCCAGACCGTCGAGGACAAACCCACGGTATTCGTGCGCACCGATGACGGCTTCAAGGCGCAAGCGGTGGAGCTGGGCAGTCGCGCGGCGGGTCAGGTGGAAATCACCGCCGGACTTGCGCCGGGCGTGCAAGTCGCCAGCGCCGGCAGCTTCGTCCTCAAATCGGAGCTGGGCAAAGCCTCGGCCGAGCACAGTCACTAA
- a CDS encoding TolC family protein: MPGLIERTARSRLKKTASGLLLLACTSLASASTLTLDQALQTAFAGNPDLAAAQWEIGIAEGDRKQAGLIPNPEVSWEAEDTRRQSRTTTVMLSQPIELGGKRGARIDVASRAQDAAGIELERKRNALRADVIQAFNGAQTAQQRLQLARQSLQLAEHGVRVAQGRIEAGKSSPVEGTRAQVQLSEVRLELSRAERDQANAYQQLAQVMGAPLPTSTTVQSAAQSLPSLPPPNRLLERLNETAELRLAKLQIDQREASLGLEKSQRIPDLTVSIGSQYSETERERVNVVGLSMPIPLFNRNQGNVLAAARRADQARDMRNATELRLRTEIQTTLAQWQTANGEIQAFDRTILPAAQSAVDSATRGFEMGKFGFLDVLDAQRTLISARSQYIQAVSEATDARVRIERIFGDLSVSP; the protein is encoded by the coding sequence TTGCCCGGTTTAATAGAACGGACGGCGCGATCACGCCTGAAAAAAACCGCCAGCGGCCTCTTGTTGTTGGCCTGTACAAGCCTTGCCAGTGCTTCGACCCTGACTCTGGATCAAGCCCTGCAAACCGCCTTCGCCGGCAACCCGGATCTGGCCGCTGCGCAGTGGGAAATCGGCATTGCCGAAGGTGACCGTAAGCAGGCGGGCCTGATCCCTAACCCCGAGGTTTCGTGGGAGGCCGAAGACACCCGGCGCCAGTCGCGCACCACTACGGTGATGCTCAGCCAACCGATCGAGCTGGGCGGCAAGCGTGGCGCGCGAATCGATGTGGCGAGCCGTGCGCAGGATGCCGCCGGCATCGAGCTGGAGCGCAAGCGCAACGCCTTGCGCGCCGATGTCATTCAAGCGTTCAACGGCGCGCAAACGGCGCAGCAACGGTTGCAACTGGCCCGGCAGTCGCTGCAACTCGCCGAGCACGGTGTGCGTGTGGCTCAGGGGCGGATCGAGGCGGGCAAGTCGTCGCCGGTGGAAGGCACGCGGGCGCAAGTACAGCTCTCGGAAGTGCGTCTGGAGCTGAGCCGCGCTGAGCGCGATCAGGCCAATGCCTACCAGCAACTGGCGCAGGTCATGGGCGCACCGTTGCCGACTTCGACCACGGTGCAAAGCGCTGCTCAAAGCCTGCCAAGCCTCCCACCGCCGAACCGTTTGCTTGAGCGCCTCAACGAAACGGCGGAGTTGCGTCTGGCCAAGTTGCAGATCGATCAGCGCGAGGCATCGCTGGGACTGGAGAAGTCCCAGCGGATTCCCGATCTCACCGTCAGCATCGGCAGTCAGTACAGCGAAACCGAGCGCGAGCGTGTCAACGTGGTCGGGCTGTCGATGCCGATTCCGCTGTTCAACCGCAATCAGGGCAATGTGCTGGCGGCGGCGCGGCGTGCCGATCAGGCACGGGATATGCGCAACGCCACCGAACTTCGCCTGCGCACGGAAATCCAGACCACGCTTGCCCAATGGCAGACCGCCAACGGCGAAATCCAGGCGTTCGACCGGACAATCCTGCCCGCCGCGCAAAGTGCGGTCGACAGCGCCACTCGCGGTTTCGAAATGGGCAAGTTCGGCTTCCTCGACGTACTCGACGCGCAGCGCACGCTGATCAGCGCCCGCAGCCAATACATCCAGGCGGTGAGCGAGGCGACCGACGCCCGGGTCCGCATCGAACGCATTTTCGGCGACCTCAGCGTCAGCCCTTGA
- a CDS encoding heavy metal response regulator transcription factor: MRILVVEDELKAAEYLHQGLTESGYIVDHAVNGADGLHLAQQQVYDLIILDVNLPALDGWGVLEQLRRTHSTRVMMLTARGRLADKIRGLDLGADDYLVKPFEFPELLARVRTLMRRSENIPVPQVLKVADLELDPGRHRAFRGTQRIDLTTKEFALLHLLMRQSGEVLTRTQIISLVWDMNFDCDTNVVEVSIRRLRAKIDDPFGSKLIHTLRGVGYVLEARE; encoded by the coding sequence ATGCGAATCCTTGTCGTCGAGGACGAGCTTAAAGCTGCCGAATATCTGCATCAGGGCCTGACCGAAAGTGGTTATATCGTTGACCACGCCGTTAATGGCGCCGATGGATTGCATCTGGCGCAACAACAGGTTTATGACCTGATCATTCTGGATGTGAATCTGCCGGCACTCGACGGCTGGGGCGTGCTGGAACAGTTACGCCGCACCCACTCCACCCGGGTGATGATGCTCACCGCACGCGGGCGGCTGGCGGACAAGATCCGGGGGCTGGATCTGGGCGCCGACGACTATCTGGTCAAGCCGTTCGAGTTCCCCGAACTGCTGGCCCGGGTGCGCACCCTGATGCGCCGCAGCGAAAACATCCCGGTGCCGCAGGTGCTCAAGGTCGCCGATCTGGAACTCGATCCGGGCCGTCACCGGGCATTTCGTGGCACGCAGCGTATCGACCTGACCACCAAGGAGTTCGCCCTGTTGCATCTGCTGATGCGCCAGTCCGGCGAAGTGCTGACCCGAACCCAGATCATCTCGCTGGTGTGGGACATGAATTTTGACTGCGACACCAATGTGGTCGAAGTCTCGATTCGCCGCTTGCGGGCGAAAATCGACGACCCGTTCGGCAGCAAACTGATCCACACCCTGCGCGGTGTCGGCTATGTGCTGGAGGCACGGGAATGA
- a CDS encoding heavy metal sensor histidine kinase, with protein sequence MKPASLSLRLGLTVSTLGALLVVFLAILAYFALTHELNALSRDNLEKKMAQVEHSLSLYVDANEVSGKPHILLDQVMGHDNLTLTIYDRGNLRSPLLKSGSGLTDPRIELKAVRATTDQLTYTDSVDAEGAKFLTASKLIRLKDGSNVPVLLSMDNAHDQALLSAYLRSTLIALPLLLVFIGLTAWGAVQRGLAPLREFRKVAARVTTQDLDHRLSVVNMPQELSELAQGINVMLDRLDSGVQQLSQFSDDLAHELRTPINNLMGKAQVTLSRERTVDEYSDVLVSCTEELERVARIVSDMLFLAQASQPMTHASFEPIALEDEAFRVADLFSLSAQDKQIHLKVVGSAQVSGDRLMIQRAISNLLSNALRHCPAGKTVSLFIEQAPTQVALRVSNPGAGIEAQHLPHLFDRFYRVDSSRTRSQGSTGLGLAIVRSIMSLHSGTAQVQSHPGAMTVFSLVFPALPSTPY encoded by the coding sequence ATGAAGCCGGCCAGCCTGTCGCTGCGATTGGGTCTGACCGTCAGCACTCTTGGCGCGTTGCTGGTGGTCTTTCTGGCGATCCTCGCGTATTTCGCCCTGACCCATGAGCTCAATGCATTGTCCCGTGACAACCTGGAAAAGAAGATGGCGCAGGTGGAACACAGTCTGTCGCTGTACGTCGATGCCAATGAAGTCAGTGGCAAGCCGCACATTCTGCTCGATCAGGTCATGGGCCATGACAACCTCACGCTGACGATTTATGACCGGGGCAATTTGCGCTCGCCGCTGCTCAAGTCCGGCTCGGGACTGACAGACCCAAGGATTGAATTGAAAGCGGTACGGGCGACGACCGATCAACTGACTTACACCGACAGCGTCGATGCTGAAGGCGCGAAATTTCTAACTGCATCGAAGCTGATTCGCCTGAAGGACGGCAGCAACGTACCGGTGCTGCTGTCGATGGATAATGCCCACGATCAGGCCTTGCTCAGCGCCTACCTGCGCTCGACGCTGATTGCCTTGCCGTTGCTGCTGGTGTTCATCGGTCTGACAGCATGGGGCGCGGTGCAGCGCGGACTGGCGCCGCTGCGCGAGTTTCGCAAAGTGGCGGCCCGGGTGACCACCCAGGATCTCGACCATCGGCTTTCAGTGGTGAACATGCCCCAGGAGCTCAGCGAGCTGGCGCAAGGCATCAACGTCATGCTCGATCGCCTGGACAGCGGTGTGCAGCAGTTGTCGCAGTTCTCCGATGATCTGGCCCACGAACTGCGCACGCCGATCAACAACCTGATGGGCAAGGCACAGGTCACGCTGTCGCGGGAACGTACGGTCGACGAATACTCCGACGTCCTGGTGTCCTGCACCGAAGAACTGGAACGCGTCGCGCGAATTGTCTCGGACATGTTGTTTCTGGCCCAGGCCAGCCAGCCGATGACGCACGCGTCGTTCGAACCGATTGCACTGGAAGATGAGGCGTTCAGGGTGGCCGACCTGTTTTCCCTGTCGGCGCAGGACAAGCAGATCCATCTGAAGGTGGTCGGTAGCGCGCAAGTCTCGGGCGACCGGCTGATGATCCAGCGAGCGATATCGAACCTGCTGTCCAACGCCCTGCGCCACTGCCCTGCCGGCAAAACCGTTTCGCTGTTCATCGAGCAGGCGCCGACACAGGTGGCTCTGCGAGTGAGCAATCCCGGCGCAGGCATCGAAGCGCAACACTTACCACATCTGTTCGACCGCTTTTACCGCGTAGACAGCAGCCGTACCCGCTCACAGGGCAGCACCGGTCTGGGGCTGGCCATCGTGCGCTCGATCATGAGCCTGCATTCGGGCACCGCCCAGGTGCAAAGCCATCCGGGGGCGATGACGGTATTCAGTCTGGTTTTTCCCGCGTTGCCTTCCACACCCTATTGA